The Campylobacter concisus genome has a window encoding:
- a CDS encoding type II secretion system protein, which yields MKKGFTMIELIFVIVILGILAAVAIPKLAATRDDAEIAKTATNIQTLIADLGSYYTSQGKFNNDVKKMSNVKNPVDIKNGKCLEVGAGNDTNGEIKMTIGVDGLCKQVWELPGLVDVKALIESTTDNKTANSLKFGGMGIKYK from the coding sequence ATGAAAAAGGGCTTTACGATGATTGAGTTGATCTTCGTGATCGTTATATTGGGCATATTAGCTGCGGTTGCTATACCAAAATTAGCTGCAACAAGGGATGATGCAGAGATAGCAAAAACTGCTACAAATATACAAACACTTATTGCTGATTTGGGTTCTTACTACACTTCACAAGGCAAATTTAATAATGATGTTAAAAAAATGTCAAATGTTAAAAATCCAGTCGATATAAAAAATGGTAAATGTCTAGAAGTGGGTGCTGGAAATGATACTAATGGTGAGATAAAGATGACGATTGGTGTAGATGGTCTTTGCAAACAAGTTTGGGAATTACCAGGTTTAGTAGATGTTAAAGCCTTAATCGAAAGTACTACCGACAACAAGACAGCCAATTCGCTTAAATTTGGCGGCATGGGCATAAAATATAAATAA
- a CDS encoding GGDEF domain-containing phosphodiesterase, translated as MSTKRIKTILSVLTAIFFISAFFIYKANIAIDTAHKFDDGILNLKFIDNEITFSLNNIYDVSNYDKLNADINSFDTNLSNLSMLSDEMMLFHQNEITKDLQNIKDAFSKKVFFLQRSAYVNSSIDSYIQISQYEIQNLALPNKLEPIFYAIKGALMLSPEVIDEISKQIKMYKNEYKDNQKAQSVLDKILYAAQATKTLHTISNSAKELHLDNMLENFRDKILEFHSDAVDNTKMAQTICLLTFIIFCTFGLFQIKIASGRLRQIKLLSSTIENDHSSIVYCDKDNRISYVNKTFEEKTGYKLKDVIGKNPRILKSYMHPQSFYESIKEAVQKSLPWESDELISRTKSGDFLYEKVKFSPFFFKNKFEGYIAVKLDRTKETLILNELTQKNEQIKIQSSIDKLTGFGNYFALTEILDAQKDGVLICLSIKNFKILRFFYQTKIIDAMLKAVADTLKLCIDTSEIKAKLFRFQDDAFYMWYEGDNIVRDIEYIREYFGSNRINVAIDEKFENLPGIKMVFGVSLPNDTPQTNRLMQSVLANQLAIENGSNIYYYLENDAIEMKYHKNQLAVQLIEDALENDRVIVEAQGIFNLEENEAEAKYYEVLVRIIDQNGKIHYPGEFLDIAMKTQLYPQITKKVISLAFDLAKRYPDYMFSINLSNTDIADASMRELIENKLIECKDPNKICFEMLESEELSDYVAVNSFIKRVKGYGCKISIDDFGSGYSNYYRILELDIDTIKIDGSIIKKLPFDENARVLVETIVSFAKKQGYKIVAEFASSEEILNQIKNFGIPYAQGFLLGKPRRME; from the coding sequence ATGAGTACTAAACGAATAAAAACCATACTTAGCGTCTTAACAGCTATATTTTTCATTAGTGCATTTTTTATATATAAAGCAAATATAGCTATTGATACGGCTCATAAATTTGATGATGGAATTTTAAATCTAAAATTTATAGACAATGAAATAACTTTTTCTTTAAATAATATTTATGATGTCTCAAACTACGACAAACTCAATGCTGACATAAATTCTTTTGATACAAATTTGAGCAACCTTTCAATGCTTAGTGATGAGATGATGTTGTTTCATCAAAATGAAATAACAAAAGATCTACAAAACATAAAAGATGCATTTAGTAAAAAAGTATTTTTTTTACAAAGATCAGCTTATGTAAACTCATCTATAGATTCTTATATCCAAATAAGTCAATATGAGATACAAAATCTCGCACTTCCAAATAAGCTTGAGCCTATATTTTATGCGATAAAAGGCGCTTTGATGCTTAGTCCTGAAGTAATAGATGAAATTTCAAAGCAAATAAAAATGTATAAAAACGAGTATAAAGATAACCAAAAAGCTCAAAGCGTATTAGACAAAATACTCTATGCAGCTCAAGCTACAAAAACTTTACATACAATCTCAAATAGTGCAAAAGAGCTACATCTTGATAATATGCTAGAAAATTTTAGAGATAAAATCCTAGAATTTCACTCTGATGCGGTGGATAACACAAAAATGGCTCAGACAATCTGCTTACTTACATTTATAATATTTTGTACATTTGGCCTCTTTCAAATTAAAATAGCCTCAGGACGCTTAAGACAGATAAAACTCCTAAGTTCTACAATTGAAAACGATCATAGCTCTATTGTCTATTGCGACAAAGACAATAGAATTTCATATGTAAATAAAACCTTTGAAGAAAAAACTGGCTACAAACTAAAGGATGTAATCGGTAAAAATCCTAGAATACTAAAATCATATATGCATCCACAAAGCTTTTATGAATCCATAAAAGAGGCTGTGCAAAAATCTCTACCTTGGGAGAGCGATGAGCTTATAAGCAGAACAAAAAGCGGTGATTTTTTATATGAAAAGGTAAAATTTTCGCCATTTTTCTTTAAAAATAAATTTGAGGGCTATATAGCGGTAAAACTTGATAGGACTAAAGAGACGCTAATACTAAACGAACTAACTCAAAAAAATGAACAAATAAAAATACAATCTTCAATCGATAAACTAACAGGCTTTGGCAACTACTTTGCTTTAACTGAAATTTTAGACGCACAAAAAGATGGGGTGCTAATTTGCTTAAGCATTAAGAATTTTAAAATTTTAAGATTCTTTTATCAAACTAAGATTATCGATGCAATGCTAAAAGCAGTAGCTGATACACTAAAGCTTTGCATAGATACTTCTGAGATAAAAGCAAAGCTATTTAGATTTCAAGATGACGCATTTTATATGTGGTATGAAGGTGATAATATCGTAAGAGATATTGAATATATAAGAGAATATTTTGGCTCAAATAGGATAAATGTCGCTATTGATGAAAAATTTGAAAATTTACCAGGCATAAAGATGGTGTTTGGTGTTTCATTGCCAAATGATACCCCACAAACTAACCGCCTAATGCAATCAGTCCTTGCAAATCAGCTCGCAATAGAAAATGGTAGCAATATTTACTACTATCTAGAAAATGACGCCATTGAGATGAAATATCACAAAAACCAGCTGGCAGTTCAGCTAATTGAAGATGCGTTAGAAAACGATAGAGTCATCGTAGAAGCACAAGGCATCTTTAACTTAGAAGAAAATGAAGCTGAAGCAAAATATTATGAAGTTTTAGTTCGTATAATTGATCAAAATGGCAAGATACACTATCCGGGCGAATTTTTAGATATTGCCATGAAAACGCAACTATATCCGCAGATAACCAAAAAGGTGATAAGTCTTGCGTTTGATCTTGCTAAAAGATATCCAGATTATATGTTTTCTATAAATTTATCTAATACAGACATAGCTGACGCTAGTATGAGAGAGCTTATAGAAAATAAACTAATCGAGTGCAAAGATCCTAATAAAATTTGCTTTGAAATGCTAGAGAGCGAAGAGCTTAGCGACTATGTTGCGGTAAATTCTTTCATAAAACGCGTCAAGGGTTATGGATGTAAAATTTCAATTGATGACTTTGGCTCAGGATACTCAAACTACTACCGAATTTTGGAGCTTGATATAGACACCATAAAGATAGATGGCTCGATAATCAAAAAGCTTCCATTTGACGAAAATGCTAGAGTTCTAGTAGAAACCATCGTAAGCTTTGCAAAAAAACAAGGCTACAAAATAGTAGCCGAGTTCGCAAGCTCAGAAGAAATTTTAAACCAAATCAAAAATTTTGGAATACCTTACGCACAAGGTTTCTTACTAGGCAAGCCACGCAGAATGGAATAG
- a CDS encoding cytochrome-c peroxidase, whose product MKGVILCLFIITISFCKYESYKPLTVVKYNEEKALLGKKLFFDKRLSPNENYSCQTCHNLYWNLSGSNQDSMEKGTLNPPTILNAAANYLFYSDAKISNLKDQVKESITSRIELNSDNDKIVDSVNNISEYKILFKKIYNDGINFDNIADAIAEFEKAVLSVDSPFDRFISGDNNAIDDSAKKGFEIFNNIGCVACHNGRNLGGNLTQDIGRERISALDANKRLRRVPSLRNITKTAPYLSHGEINDLKEAISFIGNYQLGYEFSKDEIDALYSFFLTLNGKKPRILNEY is encoded by the coding sequence ATGAAGGGCGTTATACTTTGTCTATTTATCATCACGATTTCATTTTGTAAATATGAATCCTACAAACCTCTTACGGTAGTAAAATATAATGAAGAAAAGGCTCTGCTTGGCAAAAAACTCTTTTTTGACAAAAGGCTAAGCCCAAATGAAAACTACTCTTGCCAAACTTGTCACAACTTGTATTGGAATTTAAGCGGAAGCAACCAAGATAGCATGGAAAAAGGCACTTTAAATCCTCCAACCATATTAAATGCTGCAGCAAACTATCTATTTTATAGCGATGCAAAGATTAGCAATTTAAAGGATCAAGTAAAAGAGTCCATAACCTCTAGAATAGAACTAAACTCAGATAACGACAAGATAGTGGATTCTGTAAATAACATCTCTGAGTACAAAATTTTATTTAAAAAAATTTATAATGACGGCATTAATTTTGATAATATTGCAGATGCAATAGCTGAGTTTGAAAAGGCTGTCTTAAGTGTTGATTCACCATTTGATCGTTTTATATCAGGTGATAACAATGCCATAGATGATAGCGCAAAGAAAGGATTTGAGATATTTAATAATATAGGCTGCGTAGCTTGTCATAATGGTAGAAATTTGGGAGGAAATTTGACACAAGATATTGGCCGAGAAAGAATTTCTGCCCTAGATGCAAACAAAAGATTAAGAAGAGTGCCATCACTAAGAAATATTACAAAGACTGCCCCATATTTATCTCATGGAGAGATAAATGATCTAAAAGAGGCTATAAGCTTTATTGGTAACTATCAGCTAGGATACGAGTTTAGTAAAGATGAAATTGATGCTTTATACTCATTTTTTCTGACATTAAATGGTAAAAAGCCTAGGATACTAAATGAGTACTAA
- a CDS encoding exodeoxyribonuclease III produces the protein MKLISWNVNGLRALVTKDGFAWLTEQKPDFLALQEIKVKESDVPKEIYNLGFKDISVNSGERAGYSGVMSLANFDISTQKADFFDDTEGRVLEHRFGDIVLFNIYFPNGQKDDERLAYKMDFYEKFLAYCKELIKSGKEVIFCGDVNTAHREIDLKNPKANAKTSGFLPIERAWIDEVLKSGFIDTFRAINGDVADAYSWWSYRFNARAKNVGWRIDYFFISQGLKDRLKDAFILPEITGSDHCPVGIDIEI, from the coding sequence TTGAAACTTATTAGCTGGAATGTAAATGGCCTTAGAGCACTTGTAACAAAGGATGGTTTCGCGTGGCTTACGGAGCAAAAGCCTGATTTTTTAGCGCTTCAAGAGATTAAAGTTAAAGAAAGTGACGTGCCAAAAGAAATTTATAATCTTGGCTTTAAAGATATAAGTGTAAACTCGGGTGAGAGAGCCGGATACTCTGGGGTGATGAGCCTAGCAAATTTTGACATTTCTACACAAAAGGCAGATTTTTTCGACGACACGGAGGGGCGAGTTTTAGAGCATAGATTTGGCGATATTGTACTTTTTAATATCTATTTTCCAAACGGACAAAAGGATGACGAGCGCCTAGCCTATAAAATGGACTTTTACGAGAAATTTCTAGCTTACTGCAAAGAGCTTATAAAAAGCGGCAAAGAAGTGATATTTTGTGGCGATGTAAATACTGCTCACCGTGAGATCGACCTTAAAAATCCAAAGGCAAATGCCAAAACTTCTGGCTTTTTACCTATCGAGCGAGCGTGGATAGATGAGGTGCTAAAAAGTGGTTTTATAGATACTTTTAGAGCCATAAATGGCGACGTAGCGGACGCTTACTCGTGGTGGAGCTACCGCTTTAATGCAAGGGCTAAAAACGTCGGCTGGAGAATTGATTATTTCTTTATTTCGCAAGGATTAAAAGATAGACTAAAAGACGCATTTATCTTGCCAGAGATCACAGGCAGCGATCACTGCCCAGTTGGGATAGATATAGAAATTTAG
- a CDS encoding diacylglycerol kinase, producing the protein MRNQPEYKFFKNFGYAREGLAEIFKNEKSFRIEICIFLLATLPLFFWNFGLVFNLFLIFSMAFVLVCECLNSGIERVTDLASPDYHALAKAAKDAGSAAVMIANFLCGALWCVAIGYKIWS; encoded by the coding sequence ATGAGAAACCAGCCAGAGTATAAATTTTTTAAAAATTTTGGCTACGCGAGAGAGGGTTTGGCTGAAATTTTCAAAAACGAAAAGAGCTTTAGGATAGAAATTTGCATATTTTTATTAGCAACACTACCGCTATTTTTTTGGAATTTTGGCCTTGTTTTTAATCTATTTTTGATCTTTAGCATGGCATTTGTGCTAGTTTGCGAGTGCCTAAACTCTGGCATAGAGCGAGTAACTGATCTTGCAAGCCCAGACTATCACGCCTTAGCAAAAGCGGCAAAAGATGCAGGAAGTGCAGCTGTGATGATCGCAAATTTCTTATGTGGCGCACTTTGGTGCGTGGCAATAGGATATAAAATTTGGAGCTAG
- the prfA gene encoding peptide chain release factor 1, with protein MFADKLHPFLDRYNEISALLSDPNIANDIEKMTKLSKEQSSIEPVATAAKKYLQILNDIDENKALLEDTELGELAKDELKNLEISREKLEEEIKILLLPKDPNDDKNIFLEIRAGTGGDEAALFVGDLFNAYIRYAELRGYKFEIVSQSEGNTGGFKEIIVLIKGKGAYSRLKFEGGTHRVQRVPETESQGRVHTSAVTVAIMPEVEDSEIEINPNDIRVDVMRSSGHGGQSVNTTDSAVRITHIPTGLVVTNQDGKSQHKNKEAAMKVLKARLYELQEQERLAKETSERKSQVGTGDRSGRIRTYNYPQNRISDHRINLTLYRLDAIMAAGLFDEIIEPLITHYQAEAMLEAGI; from the coding sequence ATGTTTGCTGATAAACTTCATCCATTTTTGGATCGCTATAATGAAATTTCTGCTCTTCTTAGCGATCCAAATATAGCAAACGATATCGAAAAGATGACAAAGCTCTCAAAAGAGCAATCATCTATCGAGCCAGTCGCAACTGCTGCAAAAAAATATCTACAAATTCTAAACGACATCGACGAGAACAAAGCCCTGCTTGAGGACACTGAACTTGGCGAGCTTGCAAAAGATGAGCTTAAAAATTTAGAAATTTCAAGAGAGAAGCTTGAAGAAGAGATCAAAATTTTACTTCTTCCAAAAGATCCAAACGATGATAAAAATATATTTTTAGAAATTCGCGCAGGTACTGGTGGCGATGAGGCTGCACTATTTGTTGGAGATCTTTTTAATGCTTACATTAGATATGCGGAGCTTCGAGGATATAAATTTGAGATCGTTAGCCAAAGCGAGGGTAACACTGGCGGCTTTAAAGAGATCATAGTGCTTATAAAAGGTAAAGGTGCTTACTCGAGGCTAAAATTTGAAGGTGGCACGCATAGAGTTCAGCGTGTGCCAGAGACCGAGAGCCAGGGCAGGGTGCACACTTCGGCTGTTACTGTGGCTATTATGCCAGAGGTCGAGGATAGTGAGATCGAGATCAATCCAAATGATATAAGAGTCGATGTGATGAGAAGCTCGGGCCATGGCGGTCAGTCAGTAAATACAACCGATAGCGCCGTTAGGATCACACATATACCAACAGGCCTTGTTGTCACAAACCAAGATGGCAAGAGCCAACACAAAAACAAAGAAGCTGCGATGAAGGTGCTAAAGGCTAGACTTTATGAGCTTCAAGAGCAAGAGAGGCTTGCAAAAGAGACTAGCGAGCGAAAGAGCCAAGTTGGCACCGGAGATCGTTCTGGCAGGATAAGGACATACAACTATCCGCAAAACCGCATAAGTGATCACCGTATAAATTTAACACTTTATCGCCTTGATGCGATTATGGCTGCGGGATTATTTGACGAGATCATCGAGCCACTTATTACGCATTATCAAGCTGAAGCCATGCTTGAAGCTGGCATCTAA
- the glmM gene encoding phosphoglucosamine mutase, with product MKLFGTDGVRGKAGEKLSAQTSMRLAMAAGIYFRKTSATNVILVGKDTRKSGYMIETAIVAGLTAVGYNVLQIGPMPTPAIAFLTENMRCDAGIMISASHNPYYDNGIKFFDSFGNKLDETIEAEIEKIFYDDELIANAQKTMTEIGANKRIDDVIGRYIVQIKNSFPKELNLKNLRVVLDVANGAAYKVAPTVFSELGADVIVINDEPNGSNINQNCGALHPEDLASEVKRLRADIGFAFDGDADRLVVVDENGEVVHGDAILGSLAAFLNEQKALKGGAVVATVMSNAALDDYLKARKIKLLRSNVGDKYVLEMMKENGINFGGEQSGHVIFNDYAKTGDGLVTSMQVVAMMLKKGKKASEIFGELKPYPQILLNLKITEKKPLDKIEGLKELEASLAKEGIRSLFRYSGTENLIRLLLEGKNQTLVEKRMDEVEKFFIKALNA from the coding sequence ATGAAACTATTTGGAACGGATGGAGTTCGTGGAAAAGCTGGCGAGAAGCTTTCGGCTCAAACATCTATGCGTCTTGCAATGGCAGCTGGAATTTACTTTAGAAAGACCTCAGCTACAAATGTGATTTTGGTTGGAAAAGATACTAGAAAAAGCGGCTATATGATCGAAACTGCCATCGTTGCGGGGCTGACTGCAGTTGGCTACAACGTCCTTCAAATAGGCCCTATGCCAACACCTGCGATCGCATTTTTAACAGAAAATATGCGCTGTGACGCTGGCATCATGATAAGCGCCTCACACAACCCATACTACGACAACGGCATCAAATTTTTTGATAGCTTTGGCAACAAGCTTGATGAGACAATAGAGGCTGAGATAGAAAAAATCTTCTACGACGATGAGCTCATCGCAAACGCCCAAAAGACGATGACAGAGATCGGTGCAAACAAGAGGATCGACGATGTTATTGGCAGATATATCGTGCAGATAAAAAATTCATTCCCAAAAGAGTTAAATTTAAAAAATTTACGAGTAGTTTTAGACGTAGCAAATGGCGCTGCTTACAAGGTCGCACCAACTGTATTTAGCGAGCTTGGAGCCGATGTCATCGTCATAAACGACGAACCAAATGGTAGCAATATCAACCAAAACTGTGGCGCACTTCATCCAGAGGACCTAGCAAGCGAGGTAAAAAGGCTTCGTGCCGACATCGGCTTTGCATTTGACGGCGATGCTGATAGGCTTGTAGTAGTTGACGAAAACGGCGAAGTTGTGCATGGCGATGCGATACTTGGCTCACTAGCTGCATTTTTAAACGAGCAAAAGGCGCTAAAAGGTGGAGCTGTCGTAGCTACGGTAATGAGTAACGCCGCACTTGATGACTATCTAAAAGCTCGCAAGATCAAGCTGCTTCGCTCAAATGTAGGCGATAAATATGTGCTTGAAATGATGAAAGAAAATGGTATAAATTTTGGCGGTGAGCAAAGCGGTCACGTGATATTTAACGACTATGCCAAAACTGGCGACGGCCTTGTTACCTCAATGCAAGTTGTTGCGATGATGCTTAAAAAAGGCAAAAAAGCTAGTGAAATTTTTGGCGAGCTAAAGCCGTATCCGCAAATTTTGCTAAATTTAAAGATCACAGAGAAAAAGCCGCTTGATAAGATAGAGGGGCTAAAAGAGCTTGAGGCTAGCCTTGCAAAAGAAGGCATAAGATCGCTCTTTAGATACTCTGGCACTGAAAATTTGATCAGACTTTTGCTTGAGGGTAAAAATCAAACTTTAGTTGAAAAACGCATGGATGAAGTTGAGAAATTTTTCATAAAAGCCTTAAATGCGTAA
- the rpsT gene encoding 30S ribosomal protein S20: protein MANHKSAEKRARQTIKRTERNRFYRTRLKNITKAVRIAVEAKDLNAANEALKVANKSIHSFVSRGFLKKQTAARRVSRLAQLVNTLKAA from the coding sequence ATGGCAAACCATAAATCTGCTGAAAAAAGAGCTAGACAAACTATAAAAAGAACAGAAAGAAACAGATTTTACCGCACTAGACTTAAAAATATCACAAAAGCAGTGCGTATAGCTGTAGAAGCTAAAGATCTAAATGCTGCAAATGAAGCTTTAAAAGTTGCTAACAAAAGCATCCACAGCTTCGTAAGTAGAGGCTTTTTGAAGAAGCAAACTGCTGCTCGCCGCGTTAGTCGTCTTGCACAATTAGTAAATACTCTAAAAGCTGCTTAA
- a CDS encoding metal ABC transporter permease: protein MSEILELNFMQNAFIAGILVSIICGLIGSLVVINKMTFIAGGIAHGAYGGIGLAFFFSLEPLLGASIFSLFLALIIATITLKDKTNIDSVIGAIWAFGMAIGIIFIDLTPGYNADLMSYLFGSILAVSGQDITFMSILDILFLALIALFYRQFVAISFDAEFAKLRGVNTTFFHYLLVCMMALCVVATIRVVGLILVIALLTIPPYLAQIFAKRLGLMMLISTIFSVVFCFSGLFISFYFNLTGGASIILVASLCFFAFCFKFKSLRQ from the coding sequence ATGAGTGAAATTTTAGAGTTAAATTTTATGCAAAATGCCTTTATTGCTGGCATTTTAGTTAGTATCATTTGTGGGCTCATAGGCTCACTCGTTGTTATAAATAAAATGACTTTTATCGCTGGCGGCATCGCGCACGGAGCGTATGGCGGCATTGGACTTGCCTTTTTCTTCTCGCTTGAACCACTTCTTGGAGCTAGCATATTCTCACTCTTTTTAGCCCTTATAATCGCCACTATCACGTTAAAAGATAAAACCAACATCGACTCAGTTATCGGTGCTATTTGGGCATTTGGTATGGCTATTGGTATCATTTTTATCGATTTAACTCCGGGATACAATGCCGATCTCATGAGCTATCTTTTTGGCTCTATCTTAGCAGTAAGCGGGCAAGATATAACATTTATGAGTATCTTAGATATCTTATTTTTAGCGCTCATTGCTCTTTTTTATCGTCAATTTGTAGCTATTAGCTTTGATGCAGAGTTTGCAAAGCTACGCGGCGTAAATACAACATTTTTTCACTATTTATTAGTGTGCATGATGGCACTTTGTGTGGTGGCTACGATCCGTGTTGTGGGGCTGATTCTAGTCATCGCTCTTCTTACTATACCGCCATATTTAGCACAAATTTTTGCCAAAAGACTGGGGCTAATGATGCTAATCTCCACTATCTTTTCAGTCGTTTTTTGTTTTAGTGGTCTATTTATTAGCTTTTATTTTAACCTAACAGGCGGAGCTAGCATAATCTTAGTTGCTTCACTTTGCTTTTTTGCTTTTTGTTTTAAATTTAAAAGCTTACGCCAGTAG
- a CDS encoding MATE family efflux transporter yields the protein MNLLKDPLNKLIISLSLPAGTAMMFNTLYNVTGTFFAAKISTLAVAGMAMSFLLYLSIVGIGLGFGSALTALIGNSLGAGKIKMAKFYAANGVIFVLVFAIFMGFCGYFLAPNLLTFLGADHHYLKEALDYAGVIFLAAPFFLIIKSLNGVLVALGDTKSYRDWLFYGLFINAFFCYFFAFILDLGVKGLALATASVQLLGMIYLFVKVKKAKMIEPRNLSYFVPNFSIWTKITKQALPACLNYLSMSLGSLVLLKFISYYGVNAVAGYGIALRIEQILVLPTIGMAAAVLSIVSRNYGAKNFKRAKQCYKISLLFLLIYCAFACVFIRFFGEDMIRIFDDTPAVLEIAGLYLGINSLAYVAYGTINVSGSTLQAVKRPVAIFLLNGFRQFVLQGSFFYAVVFYFGLEIKFIWLALFFSVYLTAICFVFWTLYQLRRATGVSF from the coding sequence ATGAATTTACTAAAAGACCCACTAAATAAGCTTATCATCTCGCTATCACTCCCAGCTGGCACCGCAATGATGTTTAATACTCTTTATAACGTCACTGGCACATTTTTTGCAGCAAAAATTTCTACCCTTGCCGTAGCTGGTATGGCTATGAGCTTTTTGCTTTATCTAAGTATTGTGGGCATTGGGCTTGGTTTTGGCTCAGCACTAACTGCGCTAATAGGCAATAGTCTTGGAGCAGGAAAGATAAAAATGGCTAAATTTTATGCGGCAAATGGAGTTATCTTTGTGCTAGTATTTGCTATTTTTATGGGGTTTTGTGGCTATTTTTTAGCACCAAATTTACTCACTTTTTTAGGGGCTGATCATCACTATTTAAAAGAGGCGCTTGATTACGCGGGTGTTATCTTTCTTGCTGCGCCATTTTTCTTGATTATCAAATCTCTAAACGGCGTGCTTGTAGCACTTGGAGATACAAAAAGTTACCGCGATTGGCTATTTTATGGCCTTTTTATCAATGCATTTTTTTGCTACTTTTTTGCATTCATTTTGGATCTTGGCGTAAAAGGACTTGCTCTAGCAACAGCTAGTGTTCAGCTTTTGGGCATGATCTACCTTTTTGTAAAAGTTAAAAAAGCTAAGATGATCGAGCCAAGAAATTTAAGCTATTTTGTGCCAAATTTTAGCATTTGGACAAAGATTACAAAGCAAGCTCTACCAGCTTGCTTAAACTATCTATCGATGTCACTTGGCTCACTTGTACTTTTAAAATTTATAAGCTACTATGGCGTAAATGCCGTAGCAGGATATGGTATAGCTTTGAGGATAGAGCAAATTTTGGTATTGCCGACCATTGGTATGGCCGCAGCAGTTTTAAGTATCGTTTCAAGAAACTATGGTGCTAAAAATTTTAAAAGAGCTAAGCAATGCTATAAAATTTCGCTTCTTTTTTTACTTATTTATTGTGCATTCGCTTGCGTTTTTATTAGATTTTTTGGTGAAGATATGATAAGAATTTTTGATGATACGCCGGCAGTTTTGGAGATAGCAGGGCTTTATCTTGGTATAAATTCTCTTGCTTACGTAGCTTATGGCACGATAAATGTCTCAGGCAGCACTCTTCAGGCCGTAAAACGCCCAGTGGCCATCTTTTTGCTAAATGGATTTAGGCAATTTGTGCTTCAAGGATCATTTTTTTACGCGGTAGTCTTCTATTTTGGTCTTGAGATAAAATTTATATGGCTGGCTCTATTTTTTAGCGTCTATCTCACAGCCATTTGCTTCGTCTTTTGGACGCTTTATCAGCTAAGAAGGGCTACTGGCGTAAGCTTTTAA
- a CDS encoding replication/maintenance protein RepL, translating into MNEEIYKAIIGEKKVEIINLLVKSCDENGFIVVKISEICEKLDVSKPTVINTFKLLEEKKIFERVKNGVYRFKNL; encoded by the coding sequence ATGAATGAAGAAATTTATAAGGCAATCATTGGCGAGAAAAAGGTAGAAATTATAAATTTGCTAGTTAAAAGCTGTGATGAAAATGGCTTTATTGTAGTAAAAATTTCAGAAATTTGTGAAAAGCTAGATGTGAGCAAACCAACCGTAATAAATACTTTTAAGCTACTTGAAGAGAAGAAAATTTTCGAGCGAGTGAAAAACGGAGTTTATAGATTTAAAAATTTATAG
- a CDS encoding TOBE domain-containing protein produces the protein MSISARNQLNVEISEVRTGTVNSLIAGKLAGGEVLKATITVDSEKALDLKVGKKAIFLFKASSVIVSKDDSIKLSATNQIKGTVSEIKDGAVNAEVIIDANSSKISAIITKESVGNLALKVGDNVTAIIKATQIIVGVK, from the coding sequence ATGTCAATAAGTGCAAGAAATCAATTAAATGTTGAAATTTCTGAAGTAAGAACAGGTACGGTAAATTCGCTAATAGCTGGCAAACTAGCAGGTGGTGAAGTGCTAAAAGCAACTATTACAGTTGATAGCGAGAAAGCTCTTGATCTAAAAGTTGGTAAAAAAGCTATATTTTTATTCAAAGCTTCAAGCGTTATCGTTTCAAAAGACGATAGCATCAAATTAAGTGCCACAAACCAAATAAAAGGCACTGTAAGCGAGATAAAAGATGGAGCTGTAAATGCAGAGGTGATTATCGATGCAAATAGTAGCAAAATTTCAGCTATCATCACAAAAGAGTCTGTTGGTAACCTGGCTCTAAAAGTAGGCGATAATGTAACCGCAATCATAAAAGCAACTCAAATCATAGTTGGTGTTAAATAA